CATTTGGAAACAAGATTAATCCCCGATGAACAACCGATTATTGAACAAACATTAAAAGATCTGGTGGATAAACAAGGTTGTCATTTAGTGCTGACAACTGGTGGGACAGGGCCTGCAAAACGCGATGTAACGCCTGATGCTACTCTTGCAGTCTCTGATCGAGAAATGCCGGGTTTTGGCGAACAAATGCGCCAAGTGAGTTTGCATTTTGTGCCTACTGCAATTTTATCTCGTCAAGTGGGTGTGATTCGTAAGGAAAGCCTGATTTTAAATCTTCCGGGTCAGCCTAAAGCGATTAAAGAGACCTTGGAAGGCGTGAAAGATAAAGAAGGAAATGTGCTTGTAAAAGGTATTTTTAGTGCAGTGCCTTATTGTTTGCAACTGATTAACGGCTTGTATATTGATACCAAGCCTGAAATCATTGAAAGTTTCCGTCCTAAATCAGCAAGACGCGAAAATCTGGAGAAATAGCATGAAAAAAATCGAAGCAATGATTAAACCCTTTAAATTAGATGATGTGCGAGAAAGTCTTTCAGATATTGGTATTTCAGGTATGACAATTACGGAAGTACGCGGATTTGGTCGACAAAAAGGTCATACAGAACTTTATCGTGGGGCGGAATATATGGTGGA
This portion of the Haemophilus haemolyticus genome encodes:
- the mog gene encoding molybdopterin adenylyltransferase, translated to MTALLKIGLVSVSDRASAGVYQDQGIPELQAWLEQALVDPFHLETRLIPDEQPIIEQTLKDLVDKQGCHLVLTTGGTGPAKRDVTPDATLAVSDREMPGFGEQMRQVSLHFVPTAILSRQVGVIRKESLILNLPGQPKAIKETLEGVKDKEGNVLVKGIFSAVPYCLQLINGLYIDTKPEIIESFRPKSARRENLEK